Proteins found in one Acidobacteriota bacterium genomic segment:
- a CDS encoding homocysteine S-methyltransferase family protein gives MNHILSYLKNHILLLDGAMGTELIKRGLSGGKPPELWNIENKEEVKKVHKTYLNAGSDAILTNTFGANRIKLASFNLDKRTIEINRNASKLTKEVIAKGKFIGGDIGPTGKLLKPYGEYSEEELIEVFGEQASVFEEEKLDFIILETFYDLKEALCALKASRSNSNLPVFVSMTFTRAPKGYFTIMGNSIEQTVKTLQDNGADAIGTNCSLPPSDIASIIKEIQKYTDLPIIAEPNAGNPYLDENGITKYEQNKYEYAKDFKEIILNRANIVGGCCGTDPEYIKEIKKLIKN, from the coding sequence ATGAACCATATTTTGAGTTATTTAAAGAATCATATTCTACTCTTAGATGGAGCGATGGGTACAGAATTAATAAAAAGAGGGCTTTCAGGGGGGAAACCTCCTGAGCTATGGAATATCGAAAATAAAGAAGAGGTGAAAAAAGTTCATAAAACTTATTTGAATGCAGGGTCTGATGCAATTTTAACTAACACATTCGGTGCCAACAGAATAAAACTTGCCAGTTTCAACCTGGATAAGAGAACAATTGAGATCAACAGGAATGCTTCCAAATTAACCAAAGAGGTTATTGCAAAGGGGAAATTTATAGGAGGAGACATAGGTCCAACAGGAAAATTATTAAAACCTTATGGAGAATATTCAGAGGAAGAGTTAATCGAAGTATTTGGAGAACAGGCTTCAGTGTTTGAGGAAGAAAAACTTGATTTTATAATTTTGGAAACATTCTATGATTTAAAAGAAGCGCTATGTGCATTAAAAGCATCCAGGTCAAATTCAAACTTACCGGTTTTTGTATCGATGACTTTCACTCGAGCACCAAAGGGATATTTCACAATTATGGGAAATTCTATCGAACAGACTGTAAAGACACTCCAGGATAATGGGGCTGATGCAATAGGCACAAATTGTAGTCTTCCACCTTCAGACATCGCATCTATTATAAAAGAAATTCAAAAATATACTGACCTGCCAATTATTGCGGAACCAAATGCAGGGAATCCATATCTTGACGAAAATGGAATTACAAAATACGAGCAGAATAAATACGAATATGCAAAAGATTTTAAAGAAATTATTTTAAACAGAG